In Paracoccus jeotgali, the following are encoded in one genomic region:
- the ligD gene encoding DNA ligase D has translation MAKLDPYRRKRDFTITSEPEGKVAQTPGRSFVIQKHAARRLHYDFRLEMDGVLKSWAVTKGPSLVPGAKRLAVHVEDHPLDYGGFEGNIPKGQYGGGAVILWDRGQWQPLGDADKGYAKGHLEFELQGEKLTGRWHLVRMQKKPNEKRENWLLIKADDEAARGEDAPDILEERPESVASGRSVEEVAAEAEKGAAPKRKPKAKAAKAKPAPDMDGAKKAKMPDFVQPALATLRAKAPEGEGWIHEIKFDGYRLQAHIAEGQVKLLTRSGLDWTDRFGDGLIAALKALPVTTALIDGEVVVEGGNSASSFSALQADLSEGRTDRFVFYAFDLMYLDGFDLRQAALQTRKSRLAAILPDQGPVRFSSDFTESGDLVLRHACRLSLEGIVSKRLDAPYRSGRGKSWIKSKCSDRQEFVVGGYVPSSATDKAIGSLVLGVYRDGALHHVGRVGTGFKAQVARDLFRQLQALETPDSPFADKLDATQRRGVQFVQPKLVAEVEFRAWTADGHLRHASFRGLREDKPATEVVQESQRKTPEAPRRRVTLTHPDRIYWPEAGVTKEGLADYYTDVWPYMAPLVVGRPLALVRAPSGITGQRFFQKHARSGLNKHVRQVTDPKDKGGEKLISIDDLDGLIGLVQSGALEIHPWGAMNANLDKPDSLTMDLDPGEGVGWQAVIDAAQEVRARLQAAGLNCFVKTSGGKGLHVVAPLKPKASWTALKAFTKAIAAQMAADEPERFVATITKSKRKGRILIDYLRNQRGATTVAAYSSRAREGAPVSMPLAWEELSPQIGPDHFTVLNATARLNGLVADPWQDFLAAAVPLPAGKGKAD, from the coding sequence ATGGCAAAGCTGGACCCCTATCGCCGCAAGCGCGACTTCACCATCACCTCGGAACCCGAGGGGAAGGTCGCGCAGACGCCTGGGCGGTCCTTCGTGATCCAGAAACACGCCGCCCGGCGGCTGCACTACGATTTCCGGCTGGAAATGGACGGGGTGCTGAAAAGCTGGGCCGTGACCAAGGGTCCAAGCCTCGTGCCCGGCGCAAAGCGGCTCGCGGTCCATGTCGAGGATCATCCGCTGGATTATGGCGGTTTTGAGGGCAACATCCCAAAGGGGCAATATGGCGGCGGCGCGGTCATCCTGTGGGACCGGGGTCAGTGGCAGCCGCTGGGCGACGCGGACAAGGGCTATGCCAAGGGGCATCTGGAATTCGAATTGCAGGGCGAGAAGCTGACCGGGCGTTGGCACCTGGTGCGGATGCAGAAGAAGCCCAATGAGAAGCGCGAGAACTGGCTGCTGATCAAAGCCGATGACGAGGCCGCCCGCGGCGAGGATGCGCCGGACATTCTGGAAGAGCGGCCCGAGTCGGTGGCAAGCGGCCGCAGCGTCGAAGAGGTCGCGGCCGAGGCCGAGAAAGGCGCGGCGCCGAAGCGCAAGCCAAAGGCCAAAGCCGCCAAGGCCAAGCCCGCGCCCGACATGGACGGCGCGAAGAAGGCGAAGATGCCGGATTTCGTCCAGCCCGCGCTCGCCACCCTTCGCGCCAAGGCGCCCGAGGGCGAGGGCTGGATACACGAGATCAAGTTCGACGGCTATCGCCTGCAGGCCCATATCGCCGAGGGTCAGGTCAAGCTGCTGACCCGCAGCGGGCTCGACTGGACCGACCGCTTCGGCGACGGGTTGATCGCGGCGCTGAAGGCCCTGCCCGTCACCACCGCGCTGATCGATGGCGAGGTGGTGGTCGAGGGGGGCAACAGCGCCTCGAGCTTTTCCGCGCTGCAGGCGGATCTGAGCGAGGGGCGGACCGACCGCTTTGTCTTCTATGCTTTCGACCTGATGTATCTGGACGGCTTCGACCTGCGGCAAGCCGCGCTGCAGACGCGCAAATCGCGGCTGGCGGCGATCCTGCCCGATCAGGGGCCGGTGCGGTTCAGCAGCGATTTCACCGAAAGCGGCGACCTGGTGCTGCGCCATGCCTGCCGGCTGAGCCTCGAAGGGATCGTGTCCAAGCGGCTGGACGCGCCCTATCGCTCGGGTCGCGGGAAAAGCTGGATCAAGTCGAAATGCTCGGACCGGCAGGAGTTCGTGGTGGGGGGCTATGTGCCCTCGTCGGCCACGGACAAGGCCATCGGCTCGCTGGTGCTGGGGGTTTACCGCGACGGGGCGCTGCACCATGTCGGCCGGGTCGGGACCGGGTTCAAGGCGCAGGTCGCGCGCGATCTGTTCCGGCAGTTGCAGGCGCTGGAAACGCCCGACAGCCCCTTTGCCGACAAGTTGGACGCGACGCAGCGGCGCGGCGTCCAGTTCGTCCAGCCGAAGCTGGTGGCCGAGGTCGAGTTCCGCGCCTGGACCGCCGACGGGCATCTGCGCCACGCCTCGTTTCGGGGGCTGCGCGAGGACAAGCCGGCGACCGAGGTGGTGCAGGAATCGCAGCGCAAGACCCCTGAGGCGCCGCGCCGACGGGTGACGCTGACCCATCCCGACCGCATCTATTGGCCCGAGGCCGGGGTCACGAAAGAGGGGTTGGCGGATTATTATACCGACGTTTGGCCCTATATGGCGCCGTTGGTGGTGGGCCGCCCGCTGGCCTTGGTGCGCGCGCCCAGTGGCATCACCGGGCAGCGGTTTTTCCAGAAGCACGCGCGCAGCGGGCTGAACAAGCATGTGCGGCAGGTCACGGATCCCAAGGACAAGGGCGGCGAAAAGCTGATCTCGATCGACGATCTGGACGGGCTGATCGGTCTGGTCCAGTCGGGCGCGCTGGAAATCCACCCCTGGGGCGCGATGAACGCCAATCTGGACAAGCCCGACAGCCTGACGATGGACCTCGATCCCGGCGAGGGGGTGGGCTGGCAGGCAGTGATCGACGCCGCGCAAGAGGTGCGGGCGCGGCTGCAGGCGGCGGGGCTGAACTGTTTCGTCAAGACCTCGGGCGGGAAAGGGCTGCATGTGGTGGCACCGCTGAAGCCCAAGGCGTCGTGGACGGCGCTGAAGGCGTTCACCAAGGCCATCGCCGCGCAGATGGCGGCCGACGAGCCGGAGCGCTTTGTCGCGACGATCACGAAATCCAAGCGCAAGGGCCGCATCCTGATCGACTATCTGCGCAACCAGCGGGGCGCGACCACCGTCGCCGCCTATTCCAGCCGCGCCCGCGAAGGCGCGCCGGTCTCGATGCCGCTGGCGTGGGAAGAGTTGAGCCCCCAGATCGGGCCGGATCACTTCACCGTGCTGAACGCCACCGCCCGCCTGAACGGGCTGGTGGCCGATCCGTGGCAGGATTTTCTGGCTGCTGCCGTGCCGCTGCCTGCGGGCAAGGGGAAAGCTGACTGA
- the ku gene encoding non-homologous end joining protein Ku: MAPRVYWKGYLKLSLVTCPVTMMPATSDADKIRFHTLNAKTGNRIASQYVDAVTGKPVKDSDEVRGYPRSEDDYVMLEDDEIEAVALDSTRTINIEKFVEADSIAWVWYDKPHYLMPGDEVGAEAFAVIRDAMQATGTVGISRLVMYRRERAVMLKPRGKGIVLWTLRYGDEVRDEAEYFGKLDTQTPAPSLMKMVTKLIGQKTGEWSPDMVSDPVQENLAEIIAAKKKARKKPGKKTKAEPEAERGNVVNIVDALKKSLAAERGK; this comes from the coding sequence ATGGCACCGCGCGTCTATTGGAAAGGCTATCTCAAGCTGTCGCTGGTGACCTGTCCGGTGACGATGATGCCGGCCACCTCGGACGCCGACAAGATCCGTTTTCACACGCTGAACGCCAAGACCGGCAACCGCATCGCCAGCCAGTATGTCGATGCGGTGACCGGCAAGCCGGTCAAGGACAGCGACGAGGTCAGGGGCTATCCCCGGTCCGAGGACGACTATGTCATGCTCGAGGATGACGAGATCGAGGCGGTGGCGCTGGACAGCACCCGGACCATCAATATCGAGAAATTCGTCGAGGCGGATTCCATCGCCTGGGTCTGGTATGACAAGCCGCATTACCTGATGCCAGGCGACGAGGTCGGGGCCGAGGCCTTCGCCGTCATCCGCGACGCCATGCAGGCGACGGGCACAGTGGGCATCTCGCGGCTGGTGATGTATCGGCGCGAGCGGGCGGTGATGCTGAAGCCACGCGGCAAGGGGATCGTGCTGTGGACGCTGCGCTATGGCGACGAGGTCCGCGACGAGGCCGAGTATTTCGGCAAGCTCGACACCCAGACGCCCGCGCCCTCGCTGATGAAGATGGTGACCAAGCTGATCGGGCAGAAGACCGGCGAGTGGTCCCCCGACATGGTCAGCGATCCGGTGCAGGAAAACCTGGCCGAGATCATCGCCGCCAAGAAGAAGGCGCGCAAGAAGCCCGGCAAGAAGACCAAGGCAGAGCCGGAAGCCGAGCGCGGCAATGTCGTGAACATCGTGGATGCGCTGAAGAAAAGCCTTGCTGCCGAGCGGGGGAAATAG